GGCGCCGACCGGCTGATCACCTTCGACATGGGCGGCACCTCGACCGACGTGGCGCTCTGTCCGGGTCGCATCCTCTACCGCACCGATCTGACGATCGACGGGCTGCCGCTGCACACGCCAAGCGTCGACCTGCACACCGTCGGCGCGGGCGGCGGCTCGGTCGCCCGCATCGATGCGGGCGGGGCGCTGCGCGTGGGGCCGGAGAGCGCGGGCGCCGATCCCGGCCCTGCCTGCTACGGGCGCGGCGAGCGACCGACGGTCACCGACGCGCAGTTGGTGCTCGGGCGCCTGCGGGCCGATCACTTTCTCGACGGCCGCATGCCGCTGCACATCGACGCGGCCCACCGTGCCCTGGCCACGCTCGTCGGCCGGCGCGGCGCTTCGATCGAAGAGGTGGCCGCCGCTGTGGTGCGCGTGGCCAACGCCAACATGGAGCGCGCGATCCGCGTGATCTCGGTGGAGCGCGGCTACAACCCACGCGAGTTCGCGCTGCTCGCATTCGGCGGCGCCGGGCCGCTGCACGCCTGCGACCTGGCCGAGGCGCTGCGCATTCCTCGTGTGATTGTGCCGCCGCACCCCGGCGTACTGTCCGCCTTCGGCATGGTCGTTGCCGACGTGACCCGCGACTACGTCGCTGCCGTGCTGCGCCGGCTCGACGAGGATCCCGCGCTTGCCGGCGAGGTCGGCCGGCTGTTCGGCGAAATGGAGGAGCGGGGGCTGCAGGAACTGGCGGAGGCCGGACAAGACTCCCACGATGCTACGGCCGAACGCAGCCTCGATATGCGCTACACGGGGCAGTCGTACGAAGTGGAAGTCCCCGTAAAGGAACCAGAGCCGGCGGCCTGGATGGAGCGCTTCCACGCGGCGCATGCCGCCCGCTATGGGCATGGCCATCCGGGCCGGGCGGTCGAGATCGTCAACGCACGGCTGAGGCTGCGCGTTGCCGGCAAGCTCTCTTTCGGGTCTGTCGCTGCTCCGCGGCCGCTCGCGGAAGAGGCGGCCGCGCAGTCCTCGCCAGCGCCCATGGCCGCGACGGGCGCGGTCTGGTTCGACCGGCCGCTTCAGGCGCCGATCGTGCCGCGCGAGGAACTTGCTGCGGGCAGCGCGCTGCTCGGCCCCGCAGTGATCGTGCAGATGGACACGACGACGGTCTTGAACCCCGGCTGGCGCCTGCGCGTGGATGGGGCCGGCAACCTGATCCTGGAGCGTGCCTGATGGCATCGCGGACCGATCCGGCGGAGATCGCGATCTTCAACGCGCTCTTTGCCTCCGTCGCGGAGGAGATGGGCGTGACGCTGGGGCGCACGGCGCATTCGCCGAATATCAAGGAGCGCCGCGACTACTCCTGCGCCGTGTTCAATCCGCGGGGCGACCTGGTGGCGCAGGCGGCGCACATTCCCGTCCACCTGGGCGCCATGCCCACCGCCATCCGCATGATCCGCTCGCTGGCGCCGTTTCGGCCGGGCGACGTGGCTATCCTCAACGATCCCTACCTGGGCGGCACGCATCTGCCCGACGTGACCCTGGCGAGCCCAGTCTTCGCCGGACGAGCGCTGATCGGCTTCGTCGCCAGCCGCGCCCATCACGCCGACATCGGCGGCATGGCGCCCGGCTCGATGCCGGTGGCGCGCGAGCTGTGGCAGGAAGGCGTGATCATCCCACCCCTGCGCCTGGTCGCGGCCGGCCGGATCAACGAAGCGCTGTACTCGCTACTCCTGCGCAACGTGCGCTCGCCGGAGCAAAGCCGCGGCGACTTTGACGCGCAGCTCGCCGCGAACCGAACCGGCGAGCGACGGCTGCTGGAGCTGGTTGAGCGCTACGGCGTGCGCGTCCTGCGCCGGCAAATGTCGGCGCTGCTGGCCTACGCCGAGCGCATGACGCGCGCCGCGCTGCGAGAAGTACCCGCCGGCTCGTACACATTCGAAGACCGCCTGGACGACGACGGCGAATCGGCCGAGCCCGCGCCAATCCGCGTCACGCTCACCTTTGCCGCCGGCAGCCTGCACTGCGATTTCAGCGGCACCGCCCCCGAGCGGCCGGCCTCAGTCAACGCCGTCGCCACGGTGACGCGCTCCGCCGTCTACTACTGCGTGCGCTGCCTGCTCGACGACGCCGTACCGTCGAACGAGGGCTGCTTCCGCCCGGTGAGCTTCGCGCTGCCGGAACGTTCGCTGGTCAACGCCAGCCCGCCGCACGCGGTCAGCGCCGGCAACGTCGAGACCTCGCAGCGCATCACCGACGTCGTTTTGGGAGCGATGGCCAAGGCGCTGCCGGGCCGCATTCCCGCCGCCAGCAGCGGCACGATGAACAACCTCACGATCGGTGGCTGGGACGAGCGGCGCGGGACCGCCTTCACCTATTACGAGACGATCGCGGGCGGCGCCGGCGCGGGGCCGCTGCGTGACGGACTCTCGGGCGTGCACACGCACATGACCAACACCCTGAACACGCCGGTAGAGGCGCTCGAGCTGGCCTACCCGTTCCGCATCCGCGCCTACACGCTGCGCGCCGGCACCGGTGGCGCCGGGCTGCATCGAGGCGGCGATGGCGTGCTGCGCGAGTACGAATTCACGGCCCCCGCCACCTGCACGTTGATGAGCGATCGCCGGCGCACGCGGCCATACGGACTGGACGGCGGCGCGCCGGGCGCGCCGGGAATCAACCGGCTGGAGACGCAGACGGGAACGCAACTGCTGCCGTCGAAGACCACGATCCGGGTCGCGCCCGGCGATCGGCTGACCGTTGAGACGCCGGGCGGCGGCGGCTGGGGTTCGCCCTGGCCGGAAACCGCGCAACCAGATGGGCCCGCGCGCTCCCCGGAGCAGTAGGATCGTCGGCCGCATGGAGTAAGATACTGGTGGCAGCAGGGGGCGCGGTCATGCCGGACAAGTTCGAGCGTGAGATCGACGAGATTCTTCGCAAGATCGACGATTTTCCGCGCGGGCCAGTTCCCCTTCACCGTCGCCGTGGCTTTGCCCGCCGTATCGCCGGCTGGCAGCGTGCCCTGGCCGTACGCGCCGCGCATATCAGCGTCGGGCAGGTGATGCTTGCGGCGATGGTGCTGATGATCGGCTCGTATCTGCTGCGCAGCGCCTTTCACGGTGTCTGGCAATACGGGCTGCTGCTCGGGCTCATCCTGTTCTTCACGGCGTTCATACTCTCGCTGCGCGCCGGCGGCGGCTCGCGTGGCGGCGAGCCGTACTTCCGCGGCCGGCCGCGCAGCTACTACGAGCAACCGGGCAGCGGCTCACTCGACCGGCTGCGGGCCTGGTGGCGGCAGCGCCGCCAGCGCTGAACGGAAGCCGGCCGCCAGTTCCGCGGCCGGCGCCCTTCCCGGCCATCCGGCGATCACCAATTTCGGCTGCGAGGCACGGATGCGCCAGCGTACGGTTCTCCGCTCGGTCCTGCTTGTGCCGGCGATCTGCATCACGCTGGGGCTGGGGCTGGCCTGCGGCTCGGGCGGTTCGTCCAAAAACAGCCCGAATTCGAAGAGCCTGAGCCAGCCGCAAAACGCGCCCACGGCGACCGTGCCGCCCTCGCTTCCGTCA
This Dehalococcoidia bacterium DNA region includes the following protein-coding sequences:
- a CDS encoding hydantoinase B/oxoprolinase family protein, which encodes MASRTDPAEIAIFNALFASVAEEMGVTLGRTAHSPNIKERRDYSCAVFNPRGDLVAQAAHIPVHLGAMPTAIRMIRSLAPFRPGDVAILNDPYLGGTHLPDVTLASPVFAGRALIGFVASRAHHADIGGMAPGSMPVARELWQEGVIIPPLRLVAAGRINEALYSLLLRNVRSPEQSRGDFDAQLAANRTGERRLLELVERYGVRVLRRQMSALLAYAERMTRAALREVPAGSYTFEDRLDDDGESAEPAPIRVTLTFAAGSLHCDFSGTAPERPASVNAVATVTRSAVYYCVRCLLDDAVPSNEGCFRPVSFALPERSLVNASPPHAVSAGNVETSQRITDVVLGAMAKALPGRIPAASSGTMNNLTIGGWDERRGTAFTYYETIAGGAGAGPLRDGLSGVHTHMTNTLNTPVEALELAYPFRIRAYTLRAGTGGAGLHRGGDGVLREYEFTAPATCTLMSDRRRTRPYGLDGGAPGAPGINRLETQTGTQLLPSKTTIRVAPGDRLTVETPGGGGWGSPWPETAQPDGPARSPEQ
- a CDS encoding hydantoinase/oxoprolinase family protein, which encodes MSAILGVDVGGTFTDFYLWRDGELRVFKRPSTPKDPAQAVLAGLAEAGFAPDEIVHGSTVATNALLERRGARTALITTAGFRDAIVIGRQARAQMYALEPTRPEPLVPAELRFEAGERVAADGSVLVPLDEDEAARLARQIADSGAESVAICLLFSFLRPDHERRLAQALRGRGLLVSASVEVLPEYREYERMSTTTVNAYLSPVMARYLDTLKADLARRGAGRLRVMQSDGGSLAAETAGRLAVRTVLSGPAGGVAGAFAAGLAAGADRLITFDMGGTSTDVALCPGRILYRTDLTIDGLPLHTPSVDLHTVGAGGGSVARIDAGGALRVGPESAGADPGPACYGRGERPTVTDAQLVLGRLRADHFLDGRMPLHIDAAHRALATLVGRRGASIEEVAAAVVRVANANMERAIRVISVERGYNPREFALLAFGGAGPLHACDLAEALRIPRVIVPPHPGVLSAFGMVVADVTRDYVAAVLRRLDEDPALAGEVGRLFGEMEERGLQELAEAGQDSHDATAERSLDMRYTGQSYEVEVPVKEPEPAAWMERFHAAHAARYGHGHPGRAVEIVNARLRLRVAGKLSFGSVAAPRPLAEEAAAQSSPAPMAATGAVWFDRPLQAPIVPREELAAGSALLGPAVIVQMDTTTVLNPGWRLRVDGAGNLILERA